Proteins from one Bacteroides mediterraneensis genomic window:
- a CDS encoding diacylglycerol kinase family protein, with protein sequence MAVEPDRWGVIYNPKAGSRKAQKRWRNIRAYMDECKVKYDYVQSEGFGSVERLAKTMANNGYLTIVVVGGDGAMNDALNGIMNSEVEDKQKIALGIIPNGIGNDFAKYWGLSSDDYKMAVDVLINRRLRKIDIGVFCYFDGEQHQTRYFLNAVYMGLGARIVRITNETRRFWGIPLISYLASLFLVAFERKLYRMHLKVNDEHIRGRIMAVAVGSAYGYGLTPSAVPYNGWLDVSIVYRPELRELISGLWMLQQGRLLNHKIVKPYRTRCVKVLRAQNAEVSLDGRLWLDRHFPIEITIAPEAITLIIPN encoded by the coding sequence ATGGCAGTAGAACCAGACAGATGGGGGGTGATATATAACCCGAAGGCCGGAAGTCGCAAAGCCCAGAAGCGCTGGCGGAATATTCGTGCTTACATGGACGAGTGTAAGGTGAAGTATGACTATGTGCAGTCGGAAGGATTTGGGTCTGTGGAACGTCTGGCAAAAACGATGGCGAATAACGGATATCTTACCATTGTGGTGGTAGGAGGTGACGGAGCCATGAATGATGCGTTGAATGGAATTATGAATTCCGAGGTGGAAGACAAACAGAAAATTGCATTGGGAATCATTCCGAATGGAATCGGAAATGATTTTGCCAAATATTGGGGATTGAGTTCGGACGATTATAAAATGGCAGTAGATGTCTTGATTAACCGTCGCTTGCGGAAAATCGACATTGGAGTCTTTTGTTATTTTGATGGGGAGCAGCACCAGACCCGTTATTTCTTGAATGCGGTTTATATGGGATTGGGAGCCCGAATTGTACGGATTACGAATGAAACCCGTAGATTCTGGGGAATTCCATTGATTTCTTATCTGGCTTCTTTGTTCTTGGTGGCCTTCGAGCGGAAATTATACCGAATGCATCTGAAAGTGAACGATGAGCATATCCGGGGGCGTATTATGGCGGTGGCGGTAGGAAGTGCCTACGGGTATGGCCTTACTCCCAGTGCAGTCCCTTATAACGGGTGGCTTGATGTTTCAATCGTATATCGTCCGGAACTTCGTGAGTTGATTTCCGGTTTGTGGATGTTGCAACAAGGCAGGTTGCTGAATCATAAGATTGTAAAGCCTTATCGTACGCGTTGTGTAAAAGTGTTGCGGGCCCAGAATGCGGAAGTCAGTCTGGACGGGCGTCTTTGGCTGGACCGCCATTTCCCTATTGAGATAACGATTGCTCCAGAAGCTATAACTTTGATAATACCTAATTGA
- the miaA gene encoding tRNA (adenosine(37)-N6)-dimethylallyltransferase MiaA, with protein sequence MNYDLVTILGPTASGKTSLAAALAARLKTEIISGDSRQVYRRMDLGTGKDLSDYIVDGYRIPYHLIDIVEPGYKYNVFEYQRDFLVAYEDMKSRGLMPILCGGTGMYLESILKGYRLLPVPENKELRERLASKSLPELTEILGHYKKLHNSTDVDTVKRAVRAIEIEEYYLKQDVNARSFPEINSLIVGVDINRELRREKITRRLKKRLEEGMVDEVKSLLAEGIHPDDLIYYGLEYKYLTLYVIGKLSYEEMFTQLEIAIHQFAKRQMTWFRGMERRGFHIHWINAESSTEENVKRIMDLIN encoded by the coding sequence ATGAATTATGATTTGGTTACGATACTTGGTCCTACGGCTTCCGGAAAGACTTCTTTGGCTGCGGCACTGGCAGCGCGTTTGAAAACGGAAATTATTAGCGGAGATAGTCGGCAGGTGTATCGTAGGATGGATTTGGGTACAGGGAAAGACTTATCAGATTATATAGTAGACGGATATCGGATTCCTTATCATTTGATTGATATTGTGGAGCCGGGATATAAATACAATGTCTTTGAATACCAGAGGGATTTTTTAGTGGCGTATGAAGATATGAAATCCAGAGGGCTTATGCCGATTTTATGCGGAGGAACAGGTATGTATCTGGAATCTATCTTGAAAGGATATCGCCTTCTTCCCGTGCCGGAAAATAAGGAGTTGCGAGAGCGTTTGGCTTCCAAATCTTTGCCGGAATTGACCGAAATATTGGGACATTACAAGAAATTGCATAATTCTACAGATGTGGATACCGTGAAGCGGGCTGTCCGTGCCATTGAAATAGAAGAATACTATTTAAAGCAGGATGTGAATGCGCGTTCCTTCCCGGAAATAAACAGTTTGATTGTCGGAGTGGATATTAACCGCGAATTGCGGAGAGAAAAAATTACCCGGCGGTTGAAGAAGCGTTTGGAGGAAGGTATGGTGGATGAGGTAAAATCCTTGTTGGCTGAGGGTATTCATCCGGATGATTTGATTTATTATGGATTGGAGTATAAATATCTTACCTTGTATGTGATTGGAAAGCTTTCGTATGAAGAGATGTTCACTCAGCTTGAAATAGCCATACATCAGTTTGCGAAGCGGCAGATGACATGGTTCAGAGGTATGGAAAGAAGAGGATTCCACATTCATTGGATCAATGCGGAGTCTTCGACCGAGGAGAATGTAAAACGAATTATGGACTTGATAAATTAA
- the gap gene encoding type I glyceraldehyde-3-phosphate dehydrogenase codes for MIKVGINGFGRIGRFVFRAAQNRNDIQIVGINDLCPVDYLAYMLKYDTMHGKFNGTIEADVENSKLIVNGKEIRVTAEKNPADLKWDAVGAEYVVESTGLFLTKEKAQAHIQAGAKYVVMSAPSKDDTPMFVCGVNEKTYVKGTQFVSNASCTTNCLAPIAKVLNDKWGITDGLMTTVHSTTATQKTVDGPSMKDWRGGRAASGNIIPSSTGAAKAVGKVIPALNGKLTGMSMRVPTLDVSVVDLTVNLAKPATYAEICAAMKEASEGELKGILGYTEDAVVSSDFLGDTHTSIFDAKAGIALTDTFVKVVSWYDNEIGYSNKVLDLIAHMASVNC; via the coding sequence ATGATTAAAGTAGGTATTAACGGTTTCGGTCGTATCGGCCGTTTCGTATTCCGTGCAGCTCAGAACAGAAACGATATTCAGATCGTAGGTATTAACGACTTGTGTCCAGTTGATTACTTGGCATACATGTTGAAATATGATACTATGCACGGTAAATTCAACGGTACTATCGAAGCTGACGTTGAAAACAGCAAATTGATTGTTAACGGTAAAGAAATCCGTGTAACTGCTGAAAAGAATCCTGCTGATTTGAAATGGGATGCAGTTGGCGCTGAATACGTTGTTGAATCAACTGGTTTGTTCCTGACTAAAGAAAAAGCTCAGGCTCACATTCAGGCAGGTGCTAAATATGTAGTAATGTCAGCTCCTTCTAAGGATGACACTCCGATGTTCGTTTGCGGTGTTAACGAAAAGACTTACGTTAAGGGTACTCAGTTCGTTTCTAACGCTTCTTGTACTACTAACTGCTTGGCTCCGATCGCTAAGGTTTTGAACGACAAATGGGGTATCACTGATGGTTTGATGACTACAGTTCACTCTACTACTGCTACTCAGAAAACTGTTGACGGTCCTTCTATGAAAGACTGGAGAGGTGGTCGTGCTGCTTCTGGTAACATCATCCCGTCTTCAACAGGTGCTGCTAAAGCTGTAGGTAAAGTTATCCCGGCTTTGAACGGTAAACTGACTGGTATGTCAATGCGTGTTCCGACTTTGGATGTATCTGTAGTTGACTTGACAGTTAACTTGGCTAAACCGGCTACTTACGCTGAAATCTGCGCTGCTATGAAGGAAGCTTCTGAAGGCGAATTGAAGGGTATCCTGGGTTATACTGAAGATGCAGTCGTTTCTTCTGACTTCTTGGGTGACACTCACACTTCTATCTTCGATGCTAAAGCTGGTATCGCTTTGACTGATACTTTCGTTAAGGTTGTTTCTTGGTATGACAACGAAATCGGTTACTCTAACAAAGTATTGGATTTGATCGCTCACATGGCTTCTGTAAACTGCTAA
- a CDS encoding PCMD domain-containing protein, producing the protein MKLNRIIGMVLLGMPLAMQAQEKVVPIKYGDMDQWVTRKIHESGIIGGKTKLLYELGPTKEIDGNVAYVNQGGSPWGNSNVMAKVMGIVKTNTSVYPEKRGDGYCARLETHVESVKVLGLVNITVLASGSMFLGDMKEPITGTKDGEKALNSGLPFTSRPKAVRYDYKVQMSGEPNRIRQTGFSKKSTVPGQDCAIMVCLLQKRTEDAEGNIIAKRVGTVAVKYNQTQGWHNGATYEIMYGDITHDKRYVADLMQLGAGGYYARNSKGESKLIKEIGWAEENEHPTHLILQFTSSMGGAFVGSPGNKLWIDNVNLVY; encoded by the coding sequence ATGAAACTGAATAGAATTATAGGTATGGTATTGCTGGGCATGCCTTTGGCCATGCAGGCACAGGAAAAGGTTGTTCCCATTAAATATGGTGATATGGACCAATGGGTGACGCGTAAGATTCATGAATCAGGAATCATTGGAGGAAAGACAAAGCTGTTGTATGAGCTTGGACCGACAAAGGAAATTGATGGGAATGTGGCTTATGTGAATCAGGGAGGCTCTCCATGGGGCAATTCCAACGTAATGGCGAAGGTGATGGGTATTGTGAAAACGAATACCAGTGTATATCCTGAGAAACGGGGAGATGGATATTGTGCCCGTCTGGAAACTCATGTGGAAAGTGTGAAGGTGCTTGGCTTGGTCAATATTACGGTATTGGCTTCTGGTTCGATGTTCCTTGGAGATATGAAGGAACCGATTACCGGAACTAAAGATGGGGAAAAGGCGTTGAATTCCGGATTGCCTTTTACATCCCGTCCAAAGGCAGTCCGTTACGACTATAAAGTGCAGATGTCGGGAGAACCGAATCGTATTCGCCAGACCGGATTCAGCAAGAAATCGACTGTCCCGGGGCAGGACTGTGCCATCATGGTGTGTCTGTTGCAGAAACGTACGGAAGATGCAGAAGGGAATATCATCGCGAAACGCGTAGGAACAGTGGCCGTAAAATATAACCAGACGCAGGGATGGCACAATGGGGCTACGTATGAAATCATGTATGGTGATATCACGCATGACAAACGTTATGTGGCAGATTTGATGCAGCTGGGAGCAGGTGGATATTATGCCCGTAACAGCAAAGGAGAAAGCAAGCTGATAAAAGAGATTGGTTGGGCGGAAGAAAATGAGCATCCTACTCACTTGATTCTTCAGTTCACATCCAGTATGGGAGGGGCATTTGTAGGTTCACCTGGAAACAAGTTGTGGATTGACAATGTCAATTTGGTATATTGA
- a CDS encoding SPOR domain-containing protein — translation MKKVVVMGMALCTALAFSSCKSSESAYKKAYEKAKQQELAEASAATEAPAEAPAVEAAPAPAPVVSTAPVREEKVELVSGDGLKAYSVVCGSFGVKANADGLKSMLDRDGYNAKVVYNAERNMYRVVVESFDTRDEAARARDAFKAKYPNREDFQGSWLLYRVY, via the coding sequence ATGAAGAAAGTAGTTGTAATGGGAATGGCATTGTGCACTGCATTGGCCTTCTCTTCTTGTAAATCAAGTGAAAGTGCTTACAAGAAAGCTTATGAAAAAGCTAAACAGCAAGAACTGGCTGAAGCATCGGCTGCTACAGAAGCACCGGCAGAGGCTCCTGCGGTAGAGGCTGCTCCGGCGCCTGCACCTGTCGTTTCTACGGCTCCTGTACGTGAGGAAAAAGTGGAACTTGTTTCTGGTGACGGACTGAAAGCTTACAGTGTGGTTTGCGGTAGTTTTGGTGTGAAGGCGAATGCAGATGGTCTGAAGTCCATGCTTGACAGAGACGGTTATAATGCCAAAGTGGTGTATAACGCAGAACGTAATATGTACCGCGTGGTAGTGGAATCATTTGATACGAGAGACGAGGCTGCCCGGGCAAGAGACGCGTTTAAGGCCAAATATCCTAATCGTGAAGATTTCCAGGGTTCTTGGCTGTTGTATCGGGTGTATTAA
- a CDS encoding YtxH domain-containing protein, whose protein sequence is MKALSIVAAFLGGVTLGAAAGILFAPEKGEETRRKIAEVLRKKGIRLNRAEMEDLVDQIAAEVKDAE, encoded by the coding sequence ATGAAAGCATTAAGTATCGTAGCAGCATTCTTAGGTGGTGTAACATTAGGAGCTGCAGCAGGCATTTTGTTTGCTCCGGAAAAAGGCGAAGAAACCCGTAGAAAGATTGCAGAAGTTCTTCGCAAGAAAGGCATTCGGCTGAACCGTGCAGAAATGGAAGATTTGGTCGACCAGATAGCAGCAGAAGTAAAAGACGCTGAATAA
- a CDS encoding phage holin family protein, translating to MFANDRSIDNLEALFKEVKKYVELQGQYIKLDLVEKLTVLLSTLILILILIILGMMALFYFSFMLVYALAPLVGSLIGGYAIIGGVVLLLAVLIYRMRKQWIFQPMVHFLARLFLDESTPKK from the coding sequence ATGTTTGCAAACGATAGAAGCATCGACAACCTGGAAGCCCTTTTCAAGGAAGTCAAAAAATACGTAGAACTCCAAGGACAGTATATCAAGCTCGATTTAGTGGAAAAGCTAACCGTCCTCCTGTCCACCCTCATACTCATACTCATACTCATTATCCTCGGCATGATGGCGCTATTCTATTTCTCATTCATGCTGGTTTATGCCTTGGCCCCACTTGTAGGAAGCCTCATCGGGGGATATGCCATCATCGGGGGTGTTGTCCTCCTTTTGGCGGTTCTCATCTACCGCATGCGTAAACAATGGATATTCCAACCGATGGTACATTTTCTGGCCCGACTGTTCCTGGATGAATCTACCCCTAAAAAATAA
- a CDS encoding S41 family peptidase, producing the protein MRIPLLIAALATCSVAGAAENPLWMRYCSISPDGSTIAFCYKGDIYTVASTGGEARQLTTHQAYDTHPIWSPDGKQIAFASSRQGSMDIYLVSKDGGTPQRLTTHSGNELPVTFTDEGHLLFRASVMPDAADLSFPSSQFPQVYEVSTQGGRPVLYSSFPMEDISVGKDGTILLYHDQKGYEDPWRKHHTSSITRDIWLSKEDGNHQRTYQKLTSFNGEDRSPVWSADNQSFYYLSEKDGSFNVFKRNLDGSNEIQLTHHTQHPVRFLSASQDGLLCYGYDGEIYTVKEGQSPQKVNIRIVTDQTETELAHQIRTSGATEIAVSPNGKEVAFVLHGDVFVTSTDYRTTKQITDTPEQERSLDFSPDGRSIVYASERNGIWQIYQSSLTEKEEKLFTYATGIKEERLTQTQVTSFQPQYSPDGKKVAFLENRTTLRVLNLKDKSVCTAMDGKYEYSYSDGDQWFQWSPDSRWLLCGYIGTGGWNNSDVALVNASGNGEIHNLTESGYNDSNAKWVLDGKAMIWESDRAGYRSHGSWGAESDVYIMFFDLDAYERFRLSKEELALVEEKEKKEEDKDKQDDKKKDKKKNKEKSEKEEVTPLTFDLENCRDRIIRLTGNSSFLGDAVLSPKGDKLYYQASFEDGADLWVHDLKEQKTERLLKDIGYGSLIYNKENKQLFLCSNGAIKKIDTEKNNIQNVDFEAIFNYRPYKEREYIFNHVWQQVLDKFYVPDLHGTDWKFYRESYARFLPYINNNYDFQEMLSELLGELNGSHTGARYYAPGATLSTACLGAFFDNTYDGDGLKIQEIIAKGPFAVKKTDVTTGCIIEKIDGQPILKNVDYFPMLEGKAGKNVQLSIYNPANGKRFQVSIKPISMGAQNELLYKRWVKRNEKMVEKLSGGRIAYVHVKGMDSPSFRTVYSELLSDRNRNKEAVIVDTRHNGGGWLHDDLATLLSGKEYQRFVPRGQYIGSDPFNKWLKPSCVMICEDNYSNAHGFPWVYKELKIGKLIGAPVPGTMTAVWWERQIDPTIVFGIPQVGCMDMRGQYMENHLLEPDITVYNTPEKSLKGEDEQLEAAVKEMLKEADAAKNKK; encoded by the coding sequence ATGAGAATTCCATTACTTATTGCTGCGCTTGCCACATGCAGTGTGGCCGGAGCTGCAGAAAATCCGTTATGGATGCGTTATTGCTCCATCTCTCCCGATGGCAGCACCATTGCATTCTGTTATAAAGGAGACATTTATACCGTGGCTTCCACAGGCGGGGAAGCCAGACAGTTAACCACCCACCAGGCTTATGACACCCATCCCATCTGGAGCCCGGATGGAAAACAGATAGCTTTCGCTTCTTCCCGTCAAGGCAGTATGGATATCTATCTTGTATCCAAAGACGGCGGAACTCCCCAAAGACTGACCACCCACTCCGGGAATGAATTGCCAGTTACTTTTACTGACGAGGGACACCTTCTGTTCAGGGCAAGCGTAATGCCGGATGCGGCAGACCTGTCCTTCCCCAGTTCACAGTTTCCGCAAGTGTATGAAGTCAGCACCCAAGGAGGACGCCCCGTCCTGTATTCCTCTTTCCCCATGGAGGACATCAGCGTAGGTAAAGACGGGACTATCCTGCTCTATCACGACCAGAAAGGCTACGAAGACCCTTGGCGCAAGCATCATACATCTTCCATTACGCGTGACATCTGGCTCAGCAAGGAAGACGGCAACCACCAGCGTACTTACCAAAAACTGACATCCTTCAACGGAGAAGACCGCAGTCCGGTATGGAGTGCCGACAACCAGTCATTTTACTACCTGAGCGAAAAAGACGGGTCTTTCAACGTGTTCAAACGAAACCTGGATGGAAGCAATGAGATTCAGCTGACCCATCACACCCAACATCCGGTCCGTTTCTTGTCTGCTTCACAAGACGGCCTTCTATGCTACGGCTACGACGGTGAAATCTATACCGTAAAAGAAGGACAATCTCCACAAAAGGTCAATATCCGTATCGTGACAGACCAGACAGAAACCGAACTGGCTCACCAGATAAGAACCTCTGGGGCTACGGAAATCGCTGTCTCTCCCAATGGAAAAGAAGTGGCTTTCGTGCTTCATGGAGATGTATTTGTCACTTCTACCGACTACAGAACCACCAAACAAATCACAGATACCCCCGAACAAGAGCGCAGCCTAGATTTTTCTCCAGACGGACGAAGCATCGTATATGCCTCCGAACGGAATGGTATCTGGCAAATCTATCAGTCTAGCCTTACCGAAAAGGAGGAAAAGTTATTCACTTATGCCACCGGCATCAAGGAAGAACGGCTTACGCAGACACAAGTTACCTCTTTCCAACCCCAATACAGCCCAGACGGGAAGAAAGTGGCCTTCCTTGAAAACCGTACGACTTTGCGCGTACTCAACTTGAAAGACAAATCCGTATGCACTGCCATGGACGGGAAATATGAGTATTCCTACAGCGACGGAGACCAGTGGTTCCAATGGAGTCCCGACAGCCGCTGGCTGCTCTGCGGCTATATCGGTACAGGTGGATGGAACAACAGCGACGTGGCATTGGTCAATGCTTCGGGCAACGGCGAAATCCATAACCTGACAGAAAGCGGATACAATGATTCCAACGCGAAATGGGTGCTGGACGGAAAAGCCATGATTTGGGAAAGTGACCGGGCCGGCTACAGAAGCCACGGAAGCTGGGGTGCCGAAAGTGATGTCTACATCATGTTCTTCGACCTGGATGCCTACGAGCGCTTCCGGCTGAGTAAGGAAGAGCTGGCACTCGTGGAAGAAAAAGAGAAAAAAGAAGAAGACAAGGACAAGCAGGACGACAAGAAAAAAGACAAAAAGAAAAATAAAGAGAAATCAGAAAAAGAGGAAGTCACCCCTCTCACTTTTGACCTGGAAAATTGCCGTGACCGAATAATCCGACTGACAGGAAATTCATCTTTCCTGGGTGATGCCGTACTTTCTCCCAAAGGTGACAAATTGTATTATCAGGCTTCCTTTGAAGATGGAGCCGACTTGTGGGTACACGACCTGAAGGAACAGAAGACTGAGCGTTTGCTCAAGGACATCGGATATGGTTCATTGATTTACAACAAAGAAAACAAACAGCTGTTCTTGTGCAGCAACGGAGCCATAAAGAAGATAGACACCGAAAAGAACAACATCCAGAATGTTGATTTTGAAGCTATATTCAACTATCGTCCTTACAAGGAACGGGAATATATTTTCAATCACGTATGGCAGCAAGTGCTCGACAAGTTCTATGTACCCGACCTGCACGGAACCGACTGGAAGTTCTACCGTGAAAGCTATGCCCGCTTCCTGCCATATATCAACAACAACTATGATTTCCAGGAAATGCTGAGCGAACTGCTGGGCGAGCTGAACGGTTCGCATACCGGTGCCCGGTATTATGCTCCGGGAGCCACCCTCTCCACTGCCTGTCTGGGAGCTTTCTTCGACAACACATACGACGGCGACGGTTTGAAAATACAGGAAATCATCGCCAAAGGTCCGTTTGCAGTCAAGAAAACCGATGTGACCACGGGATGCATCATCGAAAAGATTGACGGCCAACCGATACTGAAAAATGTGGATTATTTCCCGATGCTAGAAGGAAAAGCTGGAAAGAACGTACAACTCAGCATCTATAATCCAGCCAACGGAAAACGATTCCAGGTGAGCATCAAACCTATCAGTATGGGAGCCCAGAATGAGCTTCTTTACAAGCGCTGGGTGAAACGGAATGAAAAAATGGTAGAAAAACTTTCCGGAGGACGCATTGCATACGTACACGTGAAAGGCATGGACAGCCCAAGCTTCCGCACCGTGTACAGCGAATTGCTGAGCGACCGGAACCGTAACAAGGAAGCGGTCATCGTCGACACCCGTCATAATGGCGGAGGATGGCTTCACGACGACCTGGCCACTTTGCTGAGCGGCAAAGAATACCAACGTTTCGTGCCACGTGGACAATACATCGGCAGCGATCCGTTCAACAAATGGCTGAAGCCTTCTTGCGTCATGATTTGCGAAGACAATTACAGCAACGCACATGGTTTCCCATGGGTATATAAGGAACTGAAAATCGGAAAGCTGATTGGTGCTCCTGTGCCCGGCACCATGACTGCCGTATGGTGGGAACGTCAGATAGACCCAACTATCGTGTTCGGTATCCCGCAGGTAGGCTGCATGGATATGCGTGGCCAGTACATGGAAAACCATCTGCTGGAACCCGACATTACCGTATACAATACCCCCGAAAAATCATTGAAGGGCGAAGATGAGCAACTGGAAGCAGCCGTAAAAGAAATGCTTAAAGAAGCCGATGCGGCAAAGAATAAGAAATAA
- a CDS encoding family 43 glycosylhydrolase has protein sequence MKKLFLLIVLFISVGTGIGAQNFPKVIFPGDYPDPSILRDGKDYYITHSPFYYAPGFLIWHSTDLMRWEPVCRALPEYEGSVMAPDLLKYQGRYYIYYPTSTGENYVIYADDIHGPWSKPVKLEVKGIDPGHVVGEDGKRYLFTNNGWITPLSEDGLKVTGPSRKVYDGWEYPANWVTEGKDMYLESPKLLRKDGYYYMISAEGGTAGPATSHMCVVARSKSVFGPWENSPYNPIVHTYSASENWWSKGHGTLIDDVNGNWWVVYHAYANGYHTLGRSTLIEPIEWTSDGWCRTAQEGICLGGNREPELKMDVSDDFGGPELGLQWTYWKDYAPKDVELTGGMLKVKAKGRTPADGRLLLTTARDKCYETGVEVTLSNGNTGGLLLYYNEQAYAGVASNGKIFTIYRGEEKPLMADNQLGNKFKIKILNQGNRLKMSVSADGKTWEVLAENVDVSRLNHNVYKGFYALRPALYAAGKGKVGFRDFRYRNAIPEEKDMGAYLMVFHRDETHGLYMAVSRDGYTFTAVNNGEPVLAGDTIAYQRGIRDPHIFRGPDGAFYLSMTDLHVFGQRDGYRTTEWERGPEYGWGNNRGLVLMKSWDLIHWNRANIRFDKLSAGLSEVGCVWAPEVAYDDKKSKLMIYYTMRFKSEANKLYYVYVNDDFNKIESTPQILFEYPMDGVSAIDGDITKIGDKYHLFYVAHDGIGGIKQAVSDRMNGGYVYDARWYDFEPKACEAPNVWKRIGEDKWVLMYDIFSITPHNFGFAETSDFVHFKNLGHFNEGVMKTTNYTSPKHGAVIHLTKEEADNLEEYWKTHQRNYNRQEVMHQELVVKGE, from the coding sequence ATGAAAAAACTATTCTTGTTGATTGTGCTTTTCATTTCTGTGGGGACCGGAATAGGGGCACAGAATTTTCCAAAAGTGATTTTCCCCGGAGATTATCCGGATCCGTCCATCCTCCGTGATGGTAAGGATTATTACATTACGCATTCACCTTTCTATTATGCGCCGGGTTTCTTGATTTGGCATTCCACCGATTTGATGCGCTGGGAGCCGGTTTGCCGGGCACTGCCGGAATATGAAGGTTCCGTCATGGCACCGGATTTATTGAAATATCAAGGGCGTTATTACATTTATTATCCGACTTCTACGGGAGAAAACTACGTGATTTATGCCGACGATATCCATGGTCCGTGGAGCAAGCCGGTGAAATTAGAGGTAAAAGGTATTGATCCAGGCCATGTGGTGGGTGAAGACGGGAAACGGTATCTGTTTACAAACAACGGTTGGATTACTCCCTTGAGCGAAGACGGATTGAAAGTCACCGGGCCGAGCCGCAAAGTGTACGACGGATGGGAATATCCGGCCAACTGGGTGACAGAAGGAAAGGATATGTATCTGGAATCTCCGAAACTGCTCCGGAAAGACGGATATTATTACATGATTTCGGCAGAAGGAGGGACAGCCGGGCCGGCTACGAGTCACATGTGTGTGGTGGCCCGTTCCAAATCGGTGTTCGGCCCTTGGGAAAACTCTCCGTATAATCCGATTGTGCATACATATAGTGCCAGCGAGAATTGGTGGTCGAAGGGACATGGAACACTTATCGACGATGTGAACGGTAACTGGTGGGTGGTATATCATGCGTATGCCAATGGATATCATACTTTGGGACGGTCTACCTTGATTGAACCGATAGAATGGACTTCCGACGGATGGTGCCGTACGGCGCAGGAAGGCATTTGTCTGGGCGGAAACAGGGAACCTGAACTGAAAATGGATGTTTCCGATGATTTTGGTGGACCTGAATTAGGCCTGCAATGGACATACTGGAAAGATTATGCACCGAAGGATGTGGAACTGACGGGAGGAATGTTGAAGGTAAAGGCTAAAGGACGTACTCCGGCCGACGGACGGCTTTTGCTGACTACGGCAAGAGATAAATGTTATGAAACGGGCGTGGAAGTTACCTTGAGCAATGGTAATACGGGCGGTCTGCTGCTTTATTACAATGAGCAGGCGTATGCAGGGGTAGCATCCAATGGGAAAATTTTTACTATCTATCGTGGAGAAGAGAAACCTTTGATGGCAGACAATCAGTTGGGAAATAAGTTCAAAATAAAAATCTTGAATCAGGGCAACCGTTTGAAAATGTCGGTCAGTGCGGATGGAAAGACGTGGGAGGTGTTGGCCGAGAATGTGGATGTCTCCCGTTTGAATCACAATGTGTATAAAGGATTTTATGCTTTGCGTCCGGCGCTTTATGCTGCAGGAAAAGGAAAGGTCGGGTTCCGTGATTTCCGTTACCGTAACGCTATTCCGGAAGAAAAGGATATGGGAGCCTACCTGATGGTTTTTCACCGGGATGAAACGCATGGCCTGTATATGGCTGTGAGTCGCGACGGTTATACCTTTACAGCTGTCAATAACGGTGAGCCTGTATTGGCGGGCGATACCATAGCCTATCAGCGAGGCATTCGTGACCCGCATATCTTCCGCGGACCGGATGGAGCCTTTTACCTGTCGATGACCGACCTGCATGTGTTTGGCCAGCGGGACGGTTACCGGACAACGGAATGGGAGCGTGGTCCGGAGTATGGATGGGGAAACAACCGGGGACTGGTGCTGATGAAATCATGGGATTTGATTCACTGGAATCGGGCCAATATCCGTTTCGACAAGCTTTCTGCCGGATTGAGCGAAGTGGGTTGCGTATGGGCGCCCGAAGTGGCTTATGACGATAAGAAGAGCAAACTGATGATTTATTATACCATGCGGTTCAAGAGCGAGGCCAACAAATTGTATTATGTTTATGTGAACGATGATTTCAATAAGATAGAAAGCACGCCTCAGATTTTGTTTGAGTATCCGATGGACGGAGTGTCGGCCATTGACGGAGATATCACCAAGATTGGTGACAAGTACCATTTGTTTTATGTGGCCCATGACGGAATTGGAGGAATCAAACAGGCCGTATCCGACCGGATGAACGGAGGCTATGTGTACGATGCCCGTTGGTATGACTTTGAGCCAAAAGCGTGTGAGGCCCCCAATGTATGGAAAAGGATTGGCGAGGACAAATGGGTGTTGATGTATGACATATTCAGTATTACACCTCATAATTTCGGATTTGCCGAGACTTCCGACTTCGTGCATTTCAAGAATTTGGGACACTTTAACGAAGGGGTCATGAAGACGACCAATTATACTTCTCCCAAGCACGGAGCCGTGATTCATCTGACGAAAGAAGAGGCAGATAATCTGGAGGAATATTGGAAAACACACCAGCGGAACTATAACCGCCAGGAAGTGATGCATCAGGAACTGGTGGTGAAAGGAGAATAG